A genomic segment from Flavobacterium sp. 9R encodes:
- a CDS encoding 3'-5' exonuclease yields MSTFTAIDFETATAYHPCSVGIVTVEKGIIVDEFVTLIQPPNNFYNPFNIQVHGIYPRDTANAKTFVEVFPEIEKRLKNRVVVAHNESFDRNVLSKTMALHGLNYEDLNIGSRWECTVKIYKAKGFKPAKLSDCCRIMNIALDHHEALSDARACAKLYLLK; encoded by the coding sequence ATGAGCACTTTCACTGCAATAGATTTTGAAACGGCGACGGCCTATCATCCCTGCTCGGTTGGAATTGTTACGGTCGAGAAGGGAATTATTGTAGATGAGTTTGTTACTTTGATTCAACCGCCAAATAATTTTTATAATCCATTCAACATTCAAGTACACGGGATTTATCCCAGAGATACAGCAAATGCTAAAACGTTTGTAGAGGTTTTTCCAGAAATTGAAAAGCGCCTTAAAAATAGAGTTGTTGTAGCTCATAACGAAAGTTTTGACCGAAATGTTTTGTCCAAAACGATGGCATTGCACGGTTTGAATTATGAGGATTTAAATATTGGTTCCCGATGGGAATGTACCGTAAAAATTTATAAAGCCAAAGGATTTAAACCTGCAAAATTGAGTGACTGTTGCAGGATTATGAACATTGCATTAGATCATCATGAAGCGTTATCCGATGCAAGAGCTTGTGCTAAATTGTATCTATTGAAATAA
- the nusG gene encoding transcription termination/antitermination protein NusG, protein MTENNLKKWYVVRAVSGQENKVKAYIETEIARLGMEDYVSQVLVPTEKVVTVKEGKKIAKDKVYFPGYVMIEANLVGEIPHIIKSITSVIGFLGETKGGEPVPLRMAEVNRMLGKVDELTVNTDTRSIPFNVGETIKVIDGPFNGFNGTVEKINEEKRKLEVMVKIFGRKTPLELSFMQVEKV, encoded by the coding sequence ATGACTGAAAATAATTTAAAAAAGTGGTATGTCGTTCGTGCAGTAAGCGGGCAAGAAAATAAAGTAAAAGCATATATCGAAACTGAAATCGCTAGATTAGGGATGGAGGATTATGTATCTCAAGTATTGGTGCCTACTGAAAAAGTAGTTACCGTGAAAGAAGGAAAAAAAATCGCAAAAGATAAAGTTTATTTTCCGGGGTATGTAATGATAGAGGCTAACTTGGTTGGTGAGATACCTCATATTATTAAGTCTATTACAAGTGTCATAGGGTTTTTGGGAGAAACTAAAGGTGGTGAACCAGTTCCTTTAAGAATGGCAGAAGTTAACCGTATGTTAGGAAAAGTAGATGAGTTAACTGTTAATACAGATACTCGTTCTATTCCATTTAATGTTGGTGAAACGATTAAGGTTATTGATGGACCTTTTAATGGTTTTAATGGAACTGTTGAAAAAATCAATGAAGAAAAGCGTAAACTTGAAGTTATGGTTAAGATTTTCGGAAGAAAAACGCCATTAGAGTTGAGTTTTATGCAAGTGGAAAAAGTATAA
- a CDS encoding DUF2851 family protein, protein MKEDFLHYVWKYQKLTSLELQTVKGEAISILHPGYYLETAGPDFFNAQIIIASQKWAGNIEIHVKSSDWYLHNHERDIAYNNVILHVVWEHDSDVFAPNNQEIPVVELRNYVNKELLFSYKNLIAQKSWIYCENQIQEVNSFVVSNWQERLFFERLERKSQYVFDNLVVTQNDWESVLFLLLAKNFGLNTNGVSFFKIAQSIPFSVIRKEASDLQNLEALFFGMAGLLDYDKEDTYFKNLQFRFYYLLQKYAIEKVNIEPLQFFKHRPDNFPTIRLAQLASLYHQEKHLFSKITNEFSLPLLYERFAVATSEYWQTHYQFDKISPKKSKKLTKSFIDLLLINTIIPIQFAYAKNQGKEITEELIALMQSLDSEKNAILDKFKSIGISTKNAFEAQTLLQLKSEYCNKSRCLDCAIGSELLKQ, encoded by the coding sequence ATGAAAGAAGATTTTTTGCATTATGTCTGGAAATACCAAAAGTTAACATCACTTGAGTTACAAACTGTCAAAGGAGAAGCTATTTCGATACTGCATCCTGGATATTATTTAGAAACTGCAGGTCCTGATTTTTTCAATGCTCAAATCATAATTGCTAGTCAGAAATGGGCAGGCAATATCGAAATCCATGTCAAATCTTCCGATTGGTATTTGCATAATCATGAACGTGATATAGCTTACAATAATGTTATTTTGCATGTAGTTTGGGAACACGATTCCGATGTTTTTGCCCCCAATAATCAAGAAATTCCAGTAGTGGAGCTTCGAAATTATGTTAATAAAGAGCTGTTGTTTTCATATAAAAATTTAATAGCTCAAAAATCTTGGATTTATTGTGAAAACCAAATACAAGAAGTCAATTCATTTGTTGTTTCCAATTGGCAAGAACGCTTATTTTTTGAACGCTTAGAACGAAAATCTCAGTATGTTTTTGATAATTTAGTTGTTACCCAAAATGATTGGGAATCAGTTTTATTCCTCTTGTTAGCTAAGAATTTCGGTCTCAATACAAATGGTGTTTCTTTTTTTAAAATTGCGCAATCCATACCTTTTTCGGTGATTCGAAAAGAAGCCTCGGATTTGCAAAATCTAGAAGCGCTATTTTTCGGAATGGCAGGTTTGTTAGATTACGATAAAGAAGATACGTATTTTAAGAACTTACAATTTCGATTCTATTACTTACTTCAAAAGTATGCTATTGAGAAGGTCAATATAGAGCCACTTCAATTTTTCAAGCACAGACCTGATAATTTTCCAACTATTCGATTGGCTCAATTGGCGAGTTTGTACCATCAAGAAAAACATCTTTTTTCCAAAATCACAAACGAGTTTTCGTTGCCTTTATTGTATGAACGCTTTGCTGTAGCAACTTCAGAGTATTGGCAAACCCATTATCAATTCGATAAAATCAGCCCTAAAAAGAGTAAGAAACTCACTAAATCCTTTATTGATTTATTGTTAATCAATACCATAATTCCAATTCAATTTGCGTATGCAAAAAATCAGGGAAAAGAAATAACAGAGGAATTAATCGCTTTGATGCAATCTCTAGATTCAGAAAAGAATGCAATTTTAGACAAGTTTAAATCAATTGGAATTTCCACCAAAAATGCTTTTGAAGCTCAAACATTACTTCAATTAAAATCAGAATATTGTAATAAAAGTAGATGTCTCGATTGTGCTATTGGTTCAGAATTACTTAAGCAATAG
- the rpsU gene encoding 30S ribosomal protein S21, with the protein MLIIPIKDGENIDRALKRYKRKFDKTGTVRQLRARTAFIKPSVINRMKFQKAAYIQNMKDSLENI; encoded by the coding sequence ATGTTAATTATACCAATTAAAGACGGAGAAAATATCGATAGAGCATTAAAGCGCTATAAAAGAAAATTTGATAAAACTGGAACTGTTCGTCAATTAAGAGCACGTACTGCTTTTATTAAGCCATCAGTTATCAATAGAATGAAGTTCCAAAAAGCAGCTTACATTCAAAATATGAAAGATAGTTTAGAGAATATCTAA
- the hpf gene encoding ribosome hibernation-promoting factor, HPF/YfiA family, which produces MKVNVHAVNFTVDRKLVDFVQVRMDKLEKYYDKVVSSDVFMKVEKTSDKENKIVEVKINVPGDDFLVKKQCKTFEEAIDLSAESLERLLVKRKEKIRSHI; this is translated from the coding sequence ATGAAGGTAAATGTTCATGCAGTTAACTTTACTGTTGACAGAAAGCTAGTAGATTTTGTCCAAGTTAGAATGGATAAGTTAGAAAAGTATTATGATAAAGTAGTTTCTTCGGATGTTTTTATGAAGGTTGAAAAGACAAGTGATAAAGAAAATAAAATTGTGGAGGTTAAAATTAATGTTCCTGGAGATGATTTTTTGGTAAAAAAACAATGCAAAACTTTTGAGGAGGCTATTGATTTGTCGGCTGAATCACTCGAACGTTTGCTGGTTAAAAGAAAAGAAAAAATAAGATCTCATATTTAA
- a CDS encoding tyrosine-type recombinase/integrase translates to MTSIKVAFRDYLVLEKNYSLHTQKAYCDDVDAFEAFLQDASFEVILEKVAYSHIRSWVVFLVDSGLSTVSVNRKIASLKAFYKFLLKTKQISVSPLLKHRALKVSKNIQIPFSEKEMNSLDGVFSADADFDSLRDRLMIEMFYATGMRRAEIINLRCKDVNVGAATIKVLGKRNKERIVPMLSMLAGRIELYLKERSNLEELVDFEYFFVTSKGLKLSQSFVYRTINLYFSNVSEKVKKSPHVLRHTFATHMLNNGADLNSIKELLGHSSLASTQVYTNSSLSELKKVYKDAHPRSLK, encoded by the coding sequence ATGACTTCTATTAAAGTAGCTTTTAGGGATTATTTAGTTCTAGAGAAGAATTATTCATTACATACGCAAAAAGCGTACTGTGATGATGTGGATGCTTTTGAGGCTTTTTTGCAGGACGCTTCTTTTGAGGTTATCTTGGAAAAAGTAGCGTATTCCCATATTAGGAGTTGGGTGGTTTTTTTGGTGGACTCGGGATTGAGTACTGTTTCGGTGAATAGGAAAATTGCTTCTTTGAAAGCGTTTTATAAATTTTTATTAAAGACAAAGCAGATTTCTGTCAGTCCTTTGCTTAAGCATCGAGCTTTAAAGGTTTCTAAAAATATACAAATTCCTTTTTCTGAAAAAGAGATGAATAGTCTTGATGGTGTTTTTAGCGCTGATGCTGATTTTGATTCTTTAAGGGATAGGTTGATGATTGAAATGTTTTATGCTACAGGAATGCGTAGGGCTGAAATCATTAATTTAAGGTGTAAGGATGTAAATGTTGGCGCTGCTACTATAAAAGTGCTTGGTAAGAGAAATAAAGAAAGGATTGTTCCGATGTTGTCAATGTTAGCGGGGCGTATTGAGTTGTATTTAAAGGAGCGGTCAAATTTAGAAGAGCTTGTTGATTTTGAATATTTTTTTGTTACTTCAAAAGGGTTAAAATTAAGTCAATCTTTTGTCTATAGAACAATTAATTTGTACTTTAGTAATGTCTCCGAGAAAGTAAAGAAGAGTCCGCATGTTTTAAGGCATACTTTTGCGACTCATATGTTAAATAACGGGGCGGATTTGAATTCAATAAAGGAGTTATTAGGGCATTCAAGTTTGGCGTCTACACAGGTGTATACTAATAGTAGTTTGTCTGAGTTAAAAAAAGTGTATAAAGATGCGCATCCAAGAAGCCTGAAGTGA
- the tuf gene encoding elongation factor Tu: MAKENFTRNKPHLNIGTIGHVDHGKTTLTAAITKVLSDAGYCQAKSFDQIDNAPEEKERGITINTSHVEYETSNRHYAHVDCPGHADYVKNMVTGAAQMDGAILVVAATDGPMPQTREHILLGRQVGIPRIVVFMNKVDMVDDAELLELVEMEIRDLLSFYEYDGDNGPVVQGSALGGLNNDPAWVPKIIELMEAVDAWIEEPERDVNKPFLMPVEDVFSITGRGTVATGRIETGVANTGDPVEIIGMGAEKLTSTITGVEMFRKILDRGEAGDNVGILLRGIQKEDIKRGMVICKPGSVKPHDHFKAEVYILKKEEGGRHTPFHNNYRPQFYVRTTDVTGIISLPAGVEMVMPGDNLTIEVKLLSEIALNVGLRFAIREGGRTVGAGQVTEIL; encoded by the coding sequence ATGGCAAAGGAAAATTTTACCCGTAACAAGCCCCATTTGAACATTGGTACAATTGGGCACGTGGATCACGGAAAAACTACATTAACTGCGGCAATTACAAAAGTATTGTCTGATGCAGGTTACTGTCAAGCAAAATCATTTGATCAAATTGATAATGCTCCAGAAGAAAAAGAAAGAGGTATTACAATTAATACTTCTCACGTAGAGTATGAAACTTCTAACCGTCACTACGCTCACGTTGACTGTCCGGGTCACGCGGATTACGTTAAGAACATGGTTACTGGTGCTGCTCAAATGGACGGTGCTATTCTTGTTGTTGCGGCTACTGATGGACCAATGCCACAAACTCGTGAGCACATCCTTTTAGGTCGTCAAGTTGGTATTCCAAGAATCGTTGTATTCATGAACAAAGTGGATATGGTTGATGATGCTGAGTTGTTAGAATTAGTTGAGATGGAAATCAGAGACTTATTATCTTTCTACGAGTATGATGGAGATAACGGTCCAGTTGTTCAAGGTTCTGCTTTAGGTGGATTGAACAATGATCCTGCTTGGGTTCCTAAAATCATTGAATTGATGGAAGCTGTTGATGCTTGGATCGAAGAGCCAGAAAGAGACGTAAACAAGCCTTTCTTGATGCCTGTTGAAGACGTATTCTCAATCACTGGTCGTGGAACTGTAGCTACAGGTCGTATCGAAACTGGTGTTGCTAATACTGGAGATCCAGTTGAAATCATTGGTATGGGAGCTGAGAAATTAACTTCTACAATCACTGGAGTTGAGATGTTCCGTAAAATCCTTGATAGAGGTGAAGCTGGAGATAACGTTGGTATCTTGTTAAGAGGTATTCAAAAAGAAGATATTAAAAGAGGAATGGTAATCTGTAAACCAGGTTCTGTTAAGCCTCACGATCACTTCAAAGCTGAGGTGTATATCTTGAAAAAAGAAGAAGGTGGACGTCACACTCCATTCCACAATAACTACCGTCCACAATTCTACGTACGTACAACTGACGTAACTGGTATTATTTCTTTACCAGCTGGTGTAGAGATGGTTATGCCTGGAGATAACTTAACTATTGAAGTTAAATTATTGAGCGAGATTGCATTAAACGTAGGTTTACGTTTTGCTATCCGTGAAGGTGGTAGAACTGTAGGTGCAGGTCAAGTTACTGAAATCCTTTAG
- a CDS encoding pyridoxal-phosphate dependent enzyme, giving the protein MNFSQNILGTIGNTPLVKLNKIVNGVDALVLAKVETFNPGNSVKDRMAIKMIEDAEADGRLQPGGTIIEGTSGNTGMGLALVAIVKGYKLICVISDKQSKEKMDILRAVGAKVVVCPTDVEPTDPRSYYSVSKRLAEETPNSWYVNQYDNPSNAIAHYEQTGPEIWEQTDGKITHFVVGVGTGGTISGVAKYLKEKNPNIKIWGIDTYGSVFKKYHETGIFDENEIYSYITEGIGEDILPKNVDFSLIDGFTKVTDKDAAVYTRKIALEEGIFVGNSAGAAIKGLLQLKEHFKPEDVVVVLFHDSGSRYVGKMFNDDWMRERGFLEDEITKAEDVIKDHIDKPLVIARTEELVSHAIERMRKYKISQIPVVDVTGFVGSVDESLLFQSYITDKNTADRPLREIMGAPFPIVPMGTPIEEVSKLFTRENAAVLIDLGNGNHHIITKYDIIGSIK; this is encoded by the coding sequence ATGAATTTTTCACAAAATATATTAGGCACTATTGGTAATACACCATTAGTGAAATTGAACAAGATTGTTAATGGTGTTGATGCTTTGGTTTTGGCCAAAGTAGAAACTTTCAATCCTGGAAATTCTGTTAAAGACAGAATGGCTATAAAAATGATTGAAGATGCCGAGGCAGATGGTCGTTTGCAACCTGGGGGTACAATCATTGAAGGGACATCTGGAAATACAGGTATGGGATTAGCCTTAGTGGCCATTGTAAAAGGCTACAAGCTAATTTGTGTAATTTCAGACAAACAGTCCAAAGAGAAGATGGATATTCTTCGTGCCGTTGGTGCCAAAGTGGTCGTGTGTCCTACAGATGTAGAACCAACAGATCCACGTTCTTATTATTCCGTTTCCAAACGTTTAGCTGAAGAAACACCAAATTCTTGGTATGTGAATCAATATGATAATCCATCGAATGCTATAGCTCATTATGAGCAAACCGGCCCTGAAATTTGGGAACAAACCGATGGGAAAATTACGCATTTTGTGGTTGGAGTTGGTACAGGAGGCACTATTTCTGGTGTTGCCAAATATTTGAAAGAAAAAAATCCAAATATCAAAATTTGGGGTATTGATACGTATGGTTCTGTATTTAAAAAATACCACGAAACGGGTATTTTTGATGAAAACGAAATCTATTCTTATATCACAGAAGGAATAGGAGAAGACATTTTACCAAAAAATGTTGACTTTTCTCTAATTGATGGTTTTACAAAAGTAACTGACAAAGATGCGGCAGTTTATACAAGAAAAATTGCACTTGAGGAAGGGATTTTTGTTGGGAATTCAGCTGGAGCTGCTATTAAGGGATTATTGCAACTTAAAGAACACTTTAAACCAGAAGATGTTGTTGTCGTATTGTTTCATGATTCTGGAAGTAGGTATGTTGGTAAAATGTTCAATGATGATTGGATGCGTGAAAGAGGATTTTTGGAAGATGAAATTACAAAAGCTGAGGATGTAATTAAAGATCATATTGATAAGCCTTTGGTTATTGCAAGAACAGAAGAGCTAGTATCGCATGCAATTGAGCGTATGCGTAAATATAAAATCTCTCAAATTCCAGTGGTTGATGTTACTGGATTTGTTGGGTCTGTAGACGAGTCGTTATTGTTTCAAAGTTATATTACTGATAAAAATACTGCCGATCGTCCTTTGAGAGAAATTATGGGAGCACCATTTCCAATTGTACCAATGGGAACCCCTATTGAAGAAGTGTCAAAATTATTCACTCGTGAAAATGCGGCTGTTTTGATTGATCTTGGGAATGGAAATCATCATATTATTACCAAATACGATATTATCGGATCAATAAAATAA
- the secE gene encoding preprotein translocase subunit SecE, with the protein MAKVVNYISEAFEELKSNVTWPAWAEVQRLTIVVAVFSVLFALATWGVDEMFAKALEGFFNWLKA; encoded by the coding sequence ATGGCAAAAGTTGTTAATTACATTTCAGAGGCATTTGAAGAATTAAAGTCAAATGTTACTTGGCCAGCTTGGGCTGAGGTTCAACGTCTAACAATTGTTGTTGCTGTTTTTTCAGTACTATTCGCTTTGGCGACATGGGGAGTAGATGAAATGTTTGCAAAAGCATTAGAAGGATTTTTTAACTGGTTGAAAGCATAA
- the rplK gene encoding 50S ribosomal protein L11, whose protein sequence is MAKEISKVVKLQVKGGAANPSPPVGPALGAAGVNIMEFCKQFNARTQDKPGKICPVQITVYKDKSFDFVVKTPPAAVQLMEAAKLKSGSGEPNRKKVASVTWEQIRAIAEDKMPDLNAFTIESAMSMVAGTARSMGITVSGDSPF, encoded by the coding sequence ATGGCTAAAGAAATTAGTAAGGTAGTTAAACTACAAGTTAAGGGAGGTGCTGCGAATCCGTCGCCACCGGTTGGACCTGCTTTAGGAGCTGCTGGGGTGAACATCATGGAGTTCTGTAAGCAATTTAATGCTAGAACACAAGATAAACCTGGCAAAATATGCCCAGTACAAATTACTGTGTATAAAGACAAATCATTCGATTTTGTTGTTAAGACTCCTCCTGCAGCAGTTCAGTTAATGGAAGCTGCAAAGCTAAAATCTGGTTCAGGTGAGCCTAATCGTAAAAAAGTAGCTAGCGTTACTTGGGAACAAATTAGAGCTATTGCTGAAGACAAAATGCCAGACTTAAATGCATTCACTATTGAGTCTGCTATGAGTATGGTTGCTGGAACAGCTAGATCTATGGGTATAACTGTATCAGGAGATTCTCCTTTTTAA
- a CDS encoding helix-hairpin-helix domain-containing protein: MMLNRFLFYLKFTNSQRKGLLVLFGVIIVLQLLYWFVGANSINSIPLAAKDWLSLQVKIDELKNNKQTRSTLYPFNPNFITDYKGYKLGMSVEEIDRLHAFRKTNRYVNSAEEFQKVTGVSDMLLSKIAPFFKFPDWVNARKRNDMKTITFYSTKDKKKLVKIDINFATKEDLIKVYGIGEVIANRIIAQRSSLKGFVAMEQLNEVWGLSPEVIENLNSQFYVSKLPELELIDVNNASLKELSQFIYFKYALAKQILIYRSMNGDFKNIEDLLKIKGFPVDKAKIIALYLKF; this comes from the coding sequence ATGATGTTGAATAGGTTTTTATTTTATTTAAAGTTTACCAATAGTCAAAGAAAAGGGCTTTTGGTTTTGTTTGGAGTTATAATCGTTTTGCAACTGTTGTATTGGTTTGTTGGAGCAAATTCTATAAATAGTATTCCACTAGCTGCCAAAGATTGGCTTTCGCTACAAGTAAAGATTGATGAGCTAAAAAACAACAAACAGACAAGGAGTACTCTTTACCCGTTCAATCCTAATTTTATAACAGACTATAAAGGGTATAAATTAGGAATGTCGGTAGAAGAAATAGATCGACTTCATGCATTTCGAAAAACAAATCGTTATGTAAATTCTGCAGAAGAATTTCAGAAGGTAACTGGTGTTTCGGATATGCTCTTGAGCAAAATTGCTCCTTTTTTTAAATTTCCTGATTGGGTGAATGCAAGAAAGAGGAATGATATGAAAACAATTACTTTTTATTCTACAAAAGATAAAAAGAAGCTAGTTAAGATTGATATTAATTTTGCGACAAAAGAAGATTTAATTAAAGTTTATGGTATTGGTGAAGTCATAGCGAATCGAATAATTGCTCAAAGAAGTAGCTTGAAAGGTTTTGTGGCTATGGAACAGCTAAATGAGGTTTGGGGGTTGTCTCCAGAAGTAATCGAAAATTTAAATAGTCAGTTTTATGTATCGAAATTACCAGAGTTAGAGCTAATCGATGTGAATAATGCTTCTTTAAAAGAACTGTCTCAGTTTATTTACTTCAAATATGCATTGGCTAAACAAATCTTAATTTATAGAAGCATGAATGGTGATTTTAAAAATATTGAGGATTTGTTAAAAATTAAGGGTTTTCCTGTTGATAAAGCAAAAATAATTGCGTTATATTTGAAGTTCTAA
- a CDS encoding acyl-CoA dehydrogenase family protein, with amino-acid sequence MNSAYFSEEHDLFRASLKDFLQKEVVPYIEQWEKSGTIDRFIWKKFGEMGFLGISYPEVYGGLNLDLFYMVILLEELQKIKSSGFAAAIWAHVYLAMTHLNAEGDERIKKEYLVPSIAGEKIGALCISEPFGGSDVAGMRTNAIKKGDKYIINGSKTFITNGVYADYYVVAAKTDPALGNKGISIFLMDTSSKGISATKLDKLGWRASDTAEIAFDNVEVPMENLMGEENKGFAYIMQHFALERLIMAINAHARAEFALDYTIDYMSSREAFGTTINKFQALRHTLVEHATEVEHCKIFNYAAVARLDIGEYVVKEATMAKLKSTKVADETIYSCLQMLGGYGYMEEYPLARLFRDSRLGPIGGGTSEILKEILSKMIIDKQNYKPAVK; translated from the coding sequence ATGAATTCAGCATATTTTTCAGAAGAACATGATTTGTTTAGGGCAAGTTTAAAGGATTTTTTGCAGAAGGAAGTAGTACCTTATATTGAGCAATGGGAAAAATCTGGAACAATCGACCGTTTTATTTGGAAGAAGTTCGGAGAGATGGGGTTTTTAGGTATTTCATATCCTGAAGTATACGGTGGTCTAAATCTAGATTTATTTTATATGGTGATTTTGTTAGAAGAACTTCAAAAAATAAAATCATCTGGTTTTGCAGCTGCTATTTGGGCACATGTTTATTTAGCAATGACACATCTTAATGCAGAAGGCGATGAAAGAATAAAGAAAGAGTATTTGGTTCCAAGTATAGCTGGTGAAAAAATTGGAGCGTTGTGTATTTCTGAACCTTTTGGAGGGAGTGATGTTGCAGGAATGCGAACAAATGCAATAAAAAAAGGTGATAAGTATATTATAAACGGATCCAAGACATTTATTACTAATGGAGTGTATGCGGATTATTATGTTGTTGCTGCTAAAACAGATCCTGCACTTGGGAATAAAGGAATTAGTATTTTTTTAATGGATACTTCATCTAAAGGAATTTCGGCAACCAAATTAGATAAATTAGGATGGAGAGCTTCTGATACGGCAGAAATTGCATTTGATAATGTAGAAGTGCCAATGGAAAACCTGATGGGGGAAGAAAACAAAGGTTTTGCTTATATTATGCAACATTTTGCTTTGGAACGTTTGATTATGGCAATTAATGCGCACGCAAGAGCAGAATTCGCTTTGGATTATACTATTGATTATATGTCCAGTCGTGAAGCATTTGGAACAACAATAAATAAGTTTCAAGCTTTACGTCATACTCTTGTTGAGCATGCAACTGAAGTAGAACATTGTAAAATCTTCAATTATGCTGCTGTTGCGCGCTTAGACATAGGGGAATATGTAGTCAAAGAAGCGACAATGGCTAAATTAAAATCAACAAAAGTGGCTGATGAAACTATTTATAGCTGTCTTCAAATGTTAGGAGGCTATGGTTATATGGAGGAGTATCCACTTGCAAGATTGTTTAGGGATAGTCGTTTAGGGCCAATAGGAGGAGGTACTTCTGAAATTTTGAAAGAGATATTGTCAAAAATGATTATTGATAAACAAAATTATAAACCCGCAGTAAAATAA
- a CDS encoding APC family permease, producing the protein MSIWRVKPISAFEADMKKSNLKRVLGKWSLTAIGVGAIIGGGIFVLTGTGAYYHAGPALAISFIIAGIACVFAALCYSEFASILPVEGSAYAYAYGTIGEIFAWIIGWGLILEYAMGSMTVAVSWSGYFNKLLKMFHIELPEYLTTDPASYTGEGFSMNLPAFLIVLFVISILIKGTKSAAKANNMIVLLKVSAVLFVIIAGAFFINTDNWHPFIPEATQIIEKESTHNAYGLTGIVSGAAAIFFAYVGFDAVSTQAGEAINPKKDVPFAIIASLLICTFLYILVSLVLTGMMNYQDFNPLGKYPDAIKAPVAYAFDIAGQGWAGLIITIAATVGLISVLMVMIMGQSRIFLGMSKDGLIPQVFAKVNPISGTPKTNLMILGGIIAIVAAFTPINELADMTSFGTLFAFTMVCIAVWILRVRQPNLTRTFKVPALPVIAVCGILINTYLMINLSLKAQLFSLGWLLIGFVVYFGYSKTRSKLNNEETEQ; encoded by the coding sequence ATGTCAATTTGGAGAGTTAAACCAATATCAGCTTTTGAAGCCGATATGAAAAAAAGTAATTTGAAAAGGGTTCTTGGAAAATGGAGCCTTACTGCTATTGGCGTTGGAGCCATTATTGGTGGTGGTATTTTCGTTCTTACAGGAACAGGAGCATATTATCATGCTGGCCCTGCTTTAGCAATTTCATTTATAATTGCAGGTATTGCCTGTGTTTTTGCTGCTCTATGTTACTCAGAGTTTGCTTCTATTTTACCTGTTGAAGGATCTGCATATGCTTATGCTTATGGAACAATTGGAGAAATTTTCGCTTGGATTATAGGCTGGGGGCTTATTCTAGAATATGCTATGGGATCGATGACGGTCGCCGTTTCTTGGTCAGGCTATTTCAATAAATTACTAAAGATGTTTCATATAGAACTACCAGAATATCTGACAACAGATCCTGCTAGCTACACTGGAGAAGGTTTTTCAATGAATTTGCCAGCATTTTTGATTGTATTATTTGTAATTTCTATTTTGATAAAAGGTACAAAAAGTGCTGCAAAAGCAAACAATATGATTGTACTTCTTAAAGTATCTGCTGTTTTGTTTGTGATTATTGCTGGAGCATTTTTCATTAATACAGATAATTGGCATCCATTTATTCCTGAGGCTACTCAAATTATTGAGAAAGAATCCACTCATAACGCATACGGGTTAACAGGAATTGTTTCTGGTGCTGCTGCTATTTTCTTCGCATATGTTGGTTTCGACGCTGTTTCAACACAAGCTGGGGAAGCGATTAATCCTAAAAAAGATGTACCATTTGCTATTATCGCCTCGCTATTGATTTGTACTTTCCTTTACATTCTGGTGTCTCTAGTTTTGACTGGAATGATGAATTACCAAGACTTTAACCCACTAGGAAAATATCCAGATGCAATTAAAGCTCCTGTTGCTTATGCTTTTGATATTGCTGGTCAAGGATGGGCAGGTCTTATTATCACAATTGCTGCAACTGTAGGTTTGATTTCAGTATTGATGGTTATGATTATGGGACAATCTAGAATTTTCTTGGGAATGTCTAAAGATGGTTTGATTCCTCAAGTTTTTGCAAAAGTTAATCCAATTTCTGGAACTCCAAAAACTAACTTGATGATTTTAGGTGGTATTATAGCAATCGTTGCTGCATTTACTCCAATCAATGAACTTGCAGATATGACTAGTTTTGGAACCTTGTTTGCCTTCACTATGGTTTGTATTGCGGTTTGGATTTTGAGAGTAAGACAACCAAATTTAACAAGAACTTTTAAAGTACCTGCTTTACCAGTTATTGCGGTTTGCGGAATTTTAATCAATACTTACTTAATGATTAACTTAAGTTTAAAAGCACAACTTTTCTCATTGGGGTGGTTACTTATCGGTTTTGTTGTATATTTTGGATATAGTAAAACAAGATCAAAATTAAACAACGAAGAGACTGAACAATAG